CAATCGCTCGCCGGCCGCGTGGAGGTCCGTCGCGCCGCGCTCGGCCCCGAGCTCCTGCTCGTCGGTGCTGCGGAACTGGCGTTCCAGTCCCTGCTCGCCTCACCGTCCTGAGCATCCCGGAGGGTGCGGGAACGCGGGGTGGAAGCGCGGGGCGCGGGTACAGGCGCAGTGCGGGGCGCGGACCGGTTACCGGGTCCCGCCTGCCCGCAGGCACAGAGAACGGCGCATCGTCCCTGCAGGGTCGATGCGCCGTGGTGCACAGGAGGTCGGCGGACCGGGCGTCAGCCGGTGCGGCGTGAGCCGCTCTCCTCGCCGTCGTCGTCGACAACGTCGGCGTACTTGTCCTCGTACTCCGAGTAGTCCGGTTCAACCGGCTCGAGAGGTTCGGTACGTCGGGTGGAAGCACGACTACCC
This genomic interval from Arthrobacter agilis contains the following:
- a CDS encoding DUF3073 domain-containing protein, translating into MGRGRQKAKATKQARDMKYFSPATDYSALQRELTGPGSRASTRRTEPLEPVEPDYSEYEDKYADVVDDDGEESGSRRTG